The following are encoded together in the Streptomyces asoensis genome:
- a CDS encoding nuclear transport factor 2 family protein produces the protein MSAPHTDVEQVEAANTAFYEALERGDFDGVSALWLTPADLGVDETYHDPADVGVVSCVHPGWPVLTGRGEVLRSYALIMANTDYIQFFLTDVHVSVTGDTALVNCTENILSGGPAPDDGEELGPLVGQLVVATNVFRRTSDGWKLWSHHASPVLTENDESDAPGNPDDSEGEDGPA, from the coding sequence GTGAGCGCCCCCCACACGGACGTCGAACAGGTCGAGGCCGCCAACACGGCCTTCTACGAGGCGCTGGAACGGGGCGACTTCGACGGGGTCTCCGCGCTCTGGCTCACCCCGGCCGACCTGGGCGTCGACGAGACCTACCACGACCCCGCGGACGTCGGCGTCGTCTCCTGCGTGCACCCCGGCTGGCCCGTGCTGACCGGGCGGGGCGAGGTGCTGCGGTCGTACGCGCTGATCATGGCGAACACCGACTACATCCAGTTCTTCCTCACCGACGTCCATGTCTCCGTCACCGGCGACACCGCGCTGGTGAACTGCACCGAGAACATCCTCAGCGGGGGCCCCGCCCCCGACGACGGCGAGGAGCTCGGGCCGCTCGTCGGCCAGCTGGTGGTCGCCACGAACGTGTTCCGCCGCACCTCCGACGGCTGGAAGCTGTGGTCCCACCACGCCTCCCCGGTGCTGACGGAGAACGACGAGTCCGACGCCCCCGGCAACCCCGACGACTCCGAGGGCGAGGACGGACCCGCCTAG
- a CDS encoding SAM-dependent methyltransferase: MTDEVTGADEWRGWRAATQAALYGVDGTGGFYRRPEGPAGHFRTSVHASPLFAGAVARLLCRVDEALGRPPSLDFVDLAAGRGELASGVLTALPAEVAARTRAYAVEVADRPAGLAHGIEWLSEPPGEVHGLLFANEWLDNVPLEVAEVDPAGVARLVLVRADGTERLGEPVSGAEAEWLARWWPAAGEEGLRAEIGLPRDTAWASAVSCVRHGLAVAVDYAHTADARPPYGTLTGFREGRGTAPVPDGSRDITAHVALDACAEAGARAVEGAGHGHAGARLLTQRAALRALGLTGARPPLALASTNPAAYVRALASAGEAAELLAPGGLGDFGWLVQPVGIPDPLDPPIPAGPSIPEGQ, from the coding sequence GTGACGGACGAGGTGACGGGCGCGGACGAGTGGCGCGGCTGGCGGGCGGCGACACAGGCCGCGCTGTACGGCGTCGACGGCACGGGCGGCTTCTACCGGCGGCCCGAGGGCCCGGCCGGGCACTTCAGGACGTCCGTCCACGCGTCGCCGCTGTTCGCCGGGGCCGTGGCCCGGCTGCTGTGCCGGGTCGACGAGGCGCTCGGCCGGCCCCCGTCGCTCGACTTCGTCGACCTGGCCGCCGGGCGGGGCGAGCTGGCCAGCGGGGTCCTGACCGCACTCCCCGCGGAGGTCGCGGCGCGCACGCGCGCGTACGCCGTCGAAGTGGCCGACCGCCCGGCCGGCCTCGCTCACGGGATCGAGTGGCTGTCCGAGCCGCCGGGGGAGGTCCACGGGCTGCTCTTCGCCAACGAATGGCTGGACAACGTGCCCCTCGAGGTCGCGGAGGTCGACCCCGCGGGGGTGGCCCGGCTGGTGCTCGTCCGCGCCGACGGGACGGAACGACTCGGGGAGCCGGTGTCGGGCGCGGAGGCGGAGTGGCTCGCGCGCTGGTGGCCGGCGGCGGGCGAGGAGGGGCTGCGCGCGGAGATCGGGCTGCCCCGGGACACGGCGTGGGCGTCCGCCGTCTCGTGCGTCCGGCACGGGCTGGCGGTGGCCGTGGACTACGCGCACACCGCGGACGCGCGCCCTCCGTACGGCACGCTCACGGGCTTCCGGGAGGGACGCGGGACGGCGCCCGTGCCGGACGGTTCCCGCGACATCACGGCCCATGTGGCGCTGGACGCGTGCGCGGAGGCGGGGGCGAGGGCGGTCGAGGGCGCGGGGCACGGCCACGCCGGCGCGCGGCTGCTCACCCAGCGCGCCGCGCTGCGCGCCCTGGGCCTCACCGGTGCCCGCCCCCCGCTCGCGCTGGCGTCCACGAACCCCGCCGCGTACGTCCGCGCCCTCGCGAGCGCCGGGGAGGCCGCCGAGCTCCTCGCCCCGGGCGGACTCGGCGACTTCGGATGGCTGGTCCAGCCGGTCGGCATCCCCGACCCGCTGGACCCGCCGATTCCGGCAGGCCCGTCGATTCCGGAAGGTCAGTGA
- a CDS encoding phosphatidylglycerol lysyltransferase domain-containing protein, with protein sequence MSGGVPHRSSRVRQIVRGPRPESVPGLVARACALVGLLDVAGGVFPRFRHSRMHTFAEVLPGSFGPFAAALSLSAGVLLLLLAHGLRRGKRRAWRAAVVLLPAGAVAQFVYRHSIVGALISVALLVPLLLHRDQFAALPDPRSRWRALANFVLMGAGSLGLGLIIVSVHPRRMIGDPSLADRITHVLYGLFGFEGPVDYQGNTSWTVAFSLGALGWITAVTTIYLAFRPEHPAARLTEDDEVRLRALLDKHGRRDSLGHFALRRDKAVVFSPSGKAAVTYRVVSGVMLASGDPIGDVEAWPGAIERFMDEAKAHSWTPAVMGCSETGGEVWTRETGLDALELGDEAVVDVADFSLAGRAMRNVRQMVKRIERAGYETRVRRVRDLGEGELERIRLASEDWRGTDTERGFSMALGRVGDPSDGDCLIATAHKADEVPGEYGDLKAILHFVPWGPDGASLDLMRRDRSADPGMNELLIVAALQAAPKFGITRVSLNFAMFRSALARGEKIGAGPVLRAWRGLLVFLSRWFQIESLYKFNAKFQPRWEPRFVVYRASGDLPRIGFAAMQAEGFVNLALPLPRFLRRRSKAARVCAHTVAERDVRAA encoded by the coding sequence ATGTCGGGCGGGGTTCCGCACCGATCAAGCCGGGTGCGGCAGATAGTGCGAGGTCCGCGCCCCGAGTCCGTCCCCGGCCTGGTCGCCCGGGCCTGTGCCCTCGTGGGCCTGCTGGATGTCGCCGGAGGCGTCTTCCCGCGCTTCAGGCACAGCCGTATGCACACCTTCGCCGAGGTGCTGCCCGGCTCGTTCGGACCCTTCGCGGCGGCGCTGTCCCTCAGTGCCGGCGTCCTGCTGCTGCTGCTCGCCCACGGCCTGAGGCGCGGCAAGCGGCGCGCGTGGCGCGCGGCGGTGGTCCTGCTCCCGGCGGGCGCGGTGGCCCAGTTCGTGTACCGGCACTCGATCGTGGGCGCGCTGATCTCGGTCGCGCTCCTCGTTCCCCTGCTGCTGCACCGCGACCAGTTCGCGGCGCTGCCGGATCCGCGCAGCCGCTGGCGCGCGCTCGCCAACTTCGTCCTCATGGGCGCCGGTTCCCTCGGTCTCGGACTGATCATCGTCAGCGTCCACCCGCGGCGCATGATCGGCGACCCGAGCCTGGCCGATCGCATTACGCACGTCCTGTACGGCCTCTTCGGCTTCGAGGGCCCGGTCGACTACCAGGGCAACACCTCGTGGACCGTCGCCTTCTCCCTCGGCGCGCTCGGCTGGATCACCGCGGTCACCACGATCTACCTGGCCTTCCGCCCCGAGCACCCGGCCGCCCGCCTCACCGAGGACGACGAGGTGCGCCTGCGGGCCCTGCTGGACAAGCACGGCCGCCGCGACTCCCTCGGCCACTTCGCGCTGCGTCGCGACAAGGCGGTGGTCTTCTCCCCCAGCGGCAAGGCCGCGGTCACCTACCGCGTCGTCTCCGGCGTGATGCTCGCCAGCGGTGACCCCATCGGCGACGTCGAGGCCTGGCCCGGCGCCATCGAACGCTTCATGGACGAGGCCAAGGCCCACTCCTGGACGCCCGCCGTCATGGGCTGCTCGGAGACCGGCGGCGAGGTCTGGACCCGTGAGACCGGACTCGACGCCCTCGAACTGGGCGACGAGGCGGTGGTGGACGTGGCGGATTTCTCCCTGGCCGGCCGCGCGATGCGCAACGTGCGCCAAATGGTCAAGCGCATCGAACGCGCCGGTTACGAGACCCGGGTCCGGCGCGTCCGTGACCTCGGCGAGGGCGAGCTGGAGCGCATCCGGCTGGCCTCCGAGGACTGGCGCGGGACCGACACCGAGCGGGGCTTCTCCATGGCCCTCGGCCGTGTCGGCGACCCCTCCGACGGGGACTGCCTGATCGCCACCGCCCACAAGGCCGACGAGGTCCCCGGCGAGTACGGCGATCTGAAGGCGATCCTGCACTTCGTGCCCTGGGGCCCGGACGGCGCGTCCCTCGACCTGATGCGCCGCGACCGCTCGGCCGACCCGGGCATGAACGAACTGCTGATCGTGGCCGCGCTCCAGGCCGCCCCGAAGTTCGGCATCACGCGCGTGTCGCTGAACTTCGCCATGTTCCGCTCGGCACTGGCCCGCGGCGAGAAGATCGGCGCCGGCCCGGTGCTGCGGGCCTGGCGCGGACTGCTCGTGTTCCTCTCGCGCTGGTTCCAGATCGAGTCGCTGTACAAGTTCAACGCCAAGTTCCAGCCGCGCTGGGAGCCCCGCTTCGTCGTCTACCGGGCCTCCGGCGACCTTCCCCGCATCGGCTTCGCGGCCATGCAGGCCGAAGGCTTCGTCAATCTCGCCCTGCCCCTGCCGCGCTTCCTGCGCCGGCGCTCCAAGGCGGCACGCGTGTGTGCGCACACGGTCGCGGAGCGGGACGTACGGGCGGCATAG
- a CDS encoding alpha/beta hydrolase produces the protein MGLTSDKTLLLSVLFALLLFVGTVWLWPRLARSGWRAVGGRIGLLLATQLMLFASVGLAANQAFGFYASWADLFGKETDQGVVVDHAAGGAPAGPLRVLDTRRVDGGGRPRFAGQIQKVAVDGPTTHIATPAYVYLPPEYFDPRYRTRTFPATVVLTGYPGTAQALVDKLHYPRTARQLAEDGRMQPMILVMLRPTVAPPRDTECVDIPGGPQTETFFAKDLTDAVTAHYRVGRKPGSWGIIGDSTGGYCALKLAMHHPEVYAAGAGLSAYYKAPSDPTTGDLFHGNATLRNEADLLWFLKNRSAPDTSLLITSSKSGESNYRATQKFIGLAKATGTTRISSIILESGGHNFNTWRREIPPALQWISGRLSAR, from the coding sequence ATGGGTCTCACTAGCGACAAAACGCTGCTGCTGTCAGTGCTGTTCGCCTTACTGCTGTTCGTCGGCACGGTGTGGCTGTGGCCACGTCTGGCGCGCAGCGGCTGGCGGGCCGTCGGCGGGCGGATCGGCCTGCTGCTGGCCACCCAGCTGATGCTCTTCGCGTCGGTGGGGCTGGCCGCCAACCAGGCGTTCGGCTTCTACGCGAGCTGGGCGGACCTGTTCGGCAAGGAGACCGACCAGGGCGTGGTCGTCGACCACGCGGCGGGCGGCGCGCCCGCCGGGCCGCTGCGGGTGCTCGACACCCGCCGCGTGGACGGCGGCGGGCGTCCGCGCTTCGCCGGTCAGATCCAGAAGGTCGCCGTCGACGGTCCCACGACACACATAGCCACGCCCGCGTACGTGTATCTGCCGCCGGAGTACTTCGACCCCCGGTACCGCACGCGCACGTTCCCCGCGACCGTCGTCCTGACGGGGTACCCCGGCACGGCGCAGGCGCTCGTGGACAAGCTGCACTACCCGCGCACCGCGCGCCAGCTCGCCGAGGACGGGCGCATGCAGCCGATGATCCTTGTGATGCTGCGGCCGACCGTGGCGCCGCCGCGGGACACGGAGTGCGTGGACATCCCGGGCGGCCCGCAGACCGAGACGTTCTTCGCCAAGGACCTGACGGACGCCGTGACGGCCCACTACCGGGTGGGCAGGAAGCCCGGCAGCTGGGGCATCATCGGGGACTCCACGGGCGGCTACTGCGCGCTGAAGCTGGCGATGCACCACCCGGAGGTGTACGCGGCGGGCGCGGGGCTCTCGGCGTACTACAAGGCGCCGTCGGACCCGACCACCGGCGACCTCTTCCACGGCAACGCGACCCTGCGCAACGAGGCGGATCTGCTCTGGTTTCTGAAGAATCGTTCCGCTCCGGACACCTCCCTGCTGATCACCAGCAGCAAGTCCGGTGAATCCAACTACCGGGCGACCCAGAAGTTCATAGGGCTCGCGAAGGCCACGGGCACGACCAGGATCTCGTCCATCATCCTGGAAAGCGGCGGGCACAACTTCAACACATGGCGGCGCGAGATCCCCCCGGCGCTCCAGTGGATCAGCGGACGGCTGAGCGCGCGGTGA
- a CDS encoding DUF3180 domain-containing protein, translating to MKELRIRVLAGVFGVAAILSWAGARLWSAVGTLPSVPLAAPIVLALIAVVLTATALSLRARLKAQRERRPEAKGVDPLMAARAVVFGQSSALVAALVSGMYGGTGVYLLESLDIPARRDQAIYAGFSVLAGIAVIAAAIFLERVCKLPEDDDQDKGAASPA from the coding sequence GTGAAAGAGCTGCGCATCAGGGTGCTGGCCGGCGTGTTCGGCGTGGCCGCGATCCTGTCCTGGGCCGGGGCCCGGCTGTGGAGCGCCGTCGGGACCCTTCCCAGCGTCCCGCTGGCCGCGCCCATCGTCCTCGCCCTGATCGCCGTGGTCCTGACGGCCACCGCGCTGTCGCTGCGCGCCCGTCTCAAGGCCCAGCGCGAGCGCCGCCCCGAGGCCAAGGGCGTCGACCCCCTGATGGCGGCCCGCGCGGTCGTGTTCGGCCAGTCCAGTGCCCTGGTGGCCGCCCTCGTCTCCGGCATGTACGGCGGCACGGGTGTCTACCTGCTGGAGTCCCTCGACATCCCCGCCCGCCGCGACCAGGCCATCTACGCCGGCTTCTCGGTGCTGGCGGGCATCGCGGTCATAGCCGCGGCCATCTTCCTGGAGCGCGTCTGCAAGCTCCCCGAGGACGACGACCAGGACAAGGGAGCCGCGTCACCGGCCTGA
- the folK gene encoding 2-amino-4-hydroxy-6-hydroxymethyldihydropteridine diphosphokinase — MTAFITGGQSDPTVQPVPASVVEQVDAADTTLHNPKRAVISLGSNLGNRLETLQGAIDALEDTPGVRIKAVSPVYETEPWGVEPGSQPSYFNAVVLLKTTLPPSSLLERAHAVEEAFHRVREERWGARTLDVDIVAYADVVDDDPHLTLPHPRAHERAFVLAPWHDVEPEAQLPGRGSVAGLLDTVTREGVAARKDLELHLPE, encoded by the coding sequence ATGACCGCGTTCATCACCGGAGGTCAGAGCGACCCGACCGTCCAGCCGGTACCCGCCTCCGTCGTCGAGCAGGTCGACGCCGCCGACACCACGCTGCACAACCCCAAACGGGCCGTGATCTCGCTCGGCTCCAACCTCGGCAACCGCCTGGAGACCCTCCAGGGCGCCATCGACGCCCTGGAGGACACCCCCGGGGTCCGTATCAAGGCGGTCTCCCCGGTGTACGAGACGGAGCCGTGGGGCGTCGAGCCCGGCAGCCAGCCGTCGTACTTCAACGCGGTGGTCCTGCTGAAGACGACCCTCCCGCCGTCCTCGCTGCTGGAGCGGGCGCACGCGGTCGAGGAGGCCTTCCACCGGGTACGGGAGGAACGCTGGGGCGCGCGCACCCTCGACGTCGACATCGTCGCGTACGCCGACGTCGTGGACGACGACCCGCACCTCACGCTCCCGCACCCCCGCGCCCACGAACGCGCCTTCGTGCTCGCCCCCTGGCACGACGTGGAGCCCGAGGCGCAGCTGCCGGGCCGCGGCTCGGTCGCCGGCCTGCTCGACACCGTCACCCGCGAGGGTGTGGCGGCGCGCAAGGACCTGGAACTCCACCTGCCCGAGTAG
- a CDS encoding PH domain-containing protein has translation MDTGSTGGVETTAAGPVWIALPPGLLRMRRLLLVVWLGLTAVGVGLLLGLLVGPAWAAFALLPLAATGWGWVLLGRNWRSWRYAERADDLLISRGVLWREETVVPYGRMQLVEVTSGPVERHFGLASVQLHTAAAATDATIPGLEPAEAERLRDRLTRLGEARSAGL, from the coding sequence ATGGATACGGGCAGCACGGGTGGCGTGGAGACGACGGCGGCCGGACCGGTGTGGATCGCCCTGCCACCGGGACTGCTGCGGATGCGACGGCTGTTGCTGGTGGTGTGGCTGGGGCTGACGGCCGTCGGCGTCGGCCTGCTCCTCGGTCTGCTCGTCGGTCCCGCGTGGGCCGCGTTCGCCCTGCTGCCCCTGGCGGCCACCGGGTGGGGCTGGGTGCTGCTCGGCCGCAACTGGCGCTCCTGGCGGTACGCCGAGCGCGCGGACGACCTGCTGATCAGCCGGGGCGTGCTGTGGCGGGAGGAGACCGTCGTGCCGTACGGGCGCATGCAGCTCGTCGAGGTCACCTCCGGGCCGGTCGAACGGCACTTCGGGCTGGCCAGCGTGCAGCTGCACACCGCGGCCGCCGCCACCGACGCCACCATTCCCGGCCTGGAACCGGCCGAGGCGGAACGGCTGCGCGACCGGCTCACCCGGCTCGGCGAGGCCCGATCGGCGGGGCTGTGA
- the folP gene encoding dihydropteroate synthase yields MSKQSGRGRVVGLPEWDRCAVMGVVNVTPDSFSDGGRWFDTTAAVKHGLHLVAEGADLVDVGGESTRPGASRVDESEELRRVIPVVRGLASEGVTVSVDTMRASVAAQALAAGAALVNDVSGGLADPAMIPAVADAGAPFVVMHWRGFLEGGNVAGAYADVVAEVVDELHARVDAVLAGGISPDRVVVDPGLGFSKEADHDLSLLAHLDRLHALGYPLLVAASRKRFLGRVLAGPQGAPPPARERDAATAAVSALAAQAGAWAVRVHEVRATADAVRVARAVQGAREDDAAPGAEGAR; encoded by the coding sequence ATGAGCAAGCAGAGCGGACGCGGGCGCGTCGTCGGCCTTCCGGAGTGGGACCGCTGCGCGGTCATGGGAGTCGTCAACGTGACCCCCGACTCCTTCTCCGACGGCGGCCGCTGGTTCGACACGACGGCCGCCGTCAAGCACGGCCTCCATCTCGTCGCCGAGGGCGCCGACCTCGTGGACGTCGGCGGTGAGTCCACCCGACCCGGTGCCAGCCGGGTCGACGAGTCCGAGGAGCTGCGCCGGGTCATCCCGGTGGTCCGCGGCCTCGCCTCCGAGGGCGTCACCGTGTCCGTGGACACCATGCGCGCCTCGGTCGCCGCGCAGGCCCTCGCCGCCGGCGCGGCCCTCGTCAACGACGTCAGCGGCGGCCTCGCCGACCCGGCGATGATCCCGGCCGTGGCGGACGCGGGCGCCCCCTTCGTCGTCATGCACTGGCGCGGCTTCCTGGAGGGCGGCAACGTCGCTGGGGCCTACGCGGACGTCGTCGCCGAGGTCGTGGACGAACTGCACGCGCGCGTGGACGCCGTCCTGGCGGGCGGCATCTCCCCCGACCGCGTCGTCGTCGACCCCGGGCTCGGCTTCTCCAAGGAGGCCGACCACGATCTCTCCCTGCTGGCCCACCTGGACCGGCTGCACGCCCTCGGGTACCCGCTGCTGGTGGCCGCCTCCCGCAAGCGGTTCCTCGGCCGCGTCCTGGCCGGCCCGCAGGGCGCGCCGCCGCCCGCCCGCGAACGCGACGCGGCGACCGCCGCCGTCTCCGCGCTCGCCGCCCAGGCAGGCGCGTGGGCGGTCCGCGTGCACGAGGTGCGCGCCACGGCGGACGCGGTACGGGTCGCGCGCGCCGTGCAAGGGGCGCGCGAGGACGACGCCGCGCCCGGCGCGGAGGGAGCCCGGTGA
- a CDS encoding PH domain-containing protein, whose product MTSPGVGDGARGIPPAPAGPAAAAPAEAVSGARPPFTPTERRLHPVTPFRRAWAPVAVVVGWAVHDPDQAQEQLTRLTTTTLLIALAVLVPAASLYGFLTWWFTHFSVTESELRIRTGLLFRRAAHIRLERIQAIDVSRPLLARIAGVAKLRLDVVGAEKKDELAFLGEEEARALRAELLARAAGFAPETAHEVGEAPARELLRVPPRELAIALALTGATWGALVAALVVPPLLWLATHSVWTVLATGLPLLGAAGASSAGRFVGEYDWTVGESPDGLRIDHGLLDRTHETVPPGRVQTVRIVRPLLWRRRGWVRVELDVAGSANSVLVPVAPREAAEAVVARVLPGVSVPSEASLSRPPRRAGRCAPVWWRGQGIAVTDTVFATRHGLLRRSLALVPHAKVQSVRLTQGPWQRLWGLADVHVDTGADKTVTARLRDAQEAAGLLRAQAERSRTGRLDARPDRWMA is encoded by the coding sequence GTGACGTCCCCGGGCGTCGGGGACGGCGCCCGCGGCATACCCCCCGCCCCGGCCGGACCGGCCGCCGCGGCCCCCGCGGAAGCGGTCTCGGGCGCGCGGCCGCCGTTCACGCCCACCGAGCGGCGGCTGCACCCGGTCACGCCCTTCCGGCGGGCGTGGGCGCCGGTCGCGGTGGTCGTCGGATGGGCCGTGCACGACCCCGACCAGGCTCAGGAGCAGCTGACCAGGCTGACCACCACCACCCTGCTGATCGCGCTCGCCGTCCTCGTCCCGGCCGCCTCCCTCTACGGCTTCCTGACCTGGTGGTTCACCCATTTCTCGGTGACCGAGAGCGAACTGCGCATCCGTACCGGCCTGCTGTTCCGGCGGGCCGCGCACATCCGGTTGGAACGCATCCAGGCGATCGACGTCAGCCGTCCGCTGCTGGCGCGGATCGCGGGCGTCGCGAAGCTCCGGCTCGACGTGGTCGGCGCCGAGAAGAAGGACGAGCTGGCGTTCCTGGGCGAGGAGGAGGCCCGCGCGCTGCGGGCCGAACTGCTGGCGCGGGCGGCGGGCTTCGCGCCGGAGACGGCGCACGAGGTGGGCGAGGCGCCCGCGCGCGAGCTGCTGCGCGTGCCCCCGCGTGAACTGGCGATCGCGCTGGCGCTGACCGGCGCGACCTGGGGCGCACTGGTCGCCGCGCTCGTCGTGCCACCGCTGCTGTGGCTGGCCACCCACAGCGTGTGGACGGTCCTCGCGACCGGCCTGCCCCTGCTGGGCGCGGCGGGCGCGAGCAGCGCGGGACGGTTCGTCGGCGAGTACGACTGGACGGTCGGCGAGTCGCCGGACGGGCTGCGCATCGACCACGGGCTGCTGGACCGCACCCACGAGACCGTGCCGCCCGGACGGGTGCAGACCGTGCGGATCGTCCGGCCTCTGCTGTGGCGGCGGCGGGGCTGGGTGCGGGTGGAACTGGACGTGGCCGGCTCGGCCAACTCCGTCCTGGTGCCGGTCGCCCCGCGGGAGGCCGCGGAGGCCGTCGTCGCGCGCGTGCTGCCCGGCGTGAGCGTCCCGTCCGAGGCGTCGCTGTCGCGTCCGCCGCGGCGGGCCGGGCGGTGCGCGCCGGTGTGGTGGCGAGGCCAGGGCATCGCCGTCACGGACACGGTGTTCGCCACCCGGCACGGACTGCTGCGCCGCAGCCTCGCCCTCGTCCCGCACGCCAAGGTGCAGAGCGTGCGGCTCACCCAGGGGCCCTGGCAGCGCCTGTGGGGGCTCGCGGACGTCCATGTGGACACGGGGGCCGACAAGACCGTCACAGCCCGGCTGCGGGACGCACAGGAGGCCGCCGGGCTGCTGCGCGCGCAGGCCGAACGCTCACGGACCGGGCGCCTGGACGCCCGGCCCGACCGCTGGATGGCCTGA
- the folB gene encoding dihydroneopterin aldolase, translating to MDRVALRGLKARGYHGVFPKEREEGQTFIVDLVLSLDTRPAAADDDLAKTVHYGIVAEEVVAVVQGDPVDLIETLAERIAQACLKHEGVQEVEVCLHKPDAPITVPFDDVTVTITRSRV from the coding sequence GTGGATCGTGTCGCGCTGCGCGGCCTGAAGGCCCGCGGGTACCACGGCGTGTTCCCCAAGGAACGCGAAGAGGGCCAGACCTTCATCGTGGACCTCGTGCTGAGCCTGGACACCCGACCGGCCGCGGCCGACGACGACCTGGCGAAGACCGTGCACTACGGCATCGTCGCGGAGGAGGTCGTCGCCGTCGTCCAGGGCGACCCCGTCGACCTCATCGAGACGCTCGCCGAGCGCATCGCCCAGGCCTGTCTGAAGCACGAAGGGGTCCAGGAGGTCGAGGTCTGCCTCCACAAGCCGGACGCGCCGATCACCGTCCCCTTCGACGACGTCACCGTCACGATCACCCGGAGCCGAGTATGA
- a CDS encoding NADH-quinone oxidoreductase subunit D — MTPTTETTQTTVGIGGAAESTDMVLNIGPQHPSTHGVLRLRLVLDGERIRQAEPVIGYMHRGAEKLFEARDYRQIVMLANRHDWLSAFSNELGVVLAVERMLGMEVPARAVWTRTLLAELNRVLNHLMFLGSYPLELGGITPVFYAFREREVLQNVMEEVSGGRMHYMFNRVGGLKEDLPAGWAARARGAVAAVRSRMDVFDDLVLGNEIFRGRTRDVGTLAPEHVHAYGVSGPIARASGVDFDLRRDEPYLAYGELQDTLRVVTRTEGDCLARFECLLEQTHNALDLADACLDRLGELEPGPINQRLPKVLKAPEGHTYAWTENPLGINGYYLVSKGEKTPYRLKLRSASYNNIQALTELLPGTLVADMVAILGSMFFVVGDIDK; from the coding sequence ATGACTCCCACGACGGAGACCACGCAGACCACGGTCGGGATCGGCGGTGCCGCGGAGAGCACCGACATGGTGCTCAACATCGGGCCCCAGCATCCCTCCACGCACGGCGTGCTGCGCCTGCGGCTCGTCCTGGACGGCGAGCGCATCCGGCAGGCGGAGCCGGTGATCGGCTACATGCACCGGGGCGCGGAGAAGCTGTTCGAGGCGCGCGACTACCGGCAGATCGTCATGCTGGCCAACCGCCACGACTGGCTGTCGGCGTTCTCGAACGAGCTGGGCGTGGTCCTCGCGGTGGAGCGGATGCTCGGCATGGAGGTCCCCGCCCGCGCGGTGTGGACCCGGACGCTGCTCGCCGAGCTGAACCGGGTGCTGAACCACCTGATGTTCCTCGGGTCCTACCCCCTCGAACTGGGCGGCATCACCCCGGTCTTCTACGCGTTCCGCGAGCGCGAGGTGCTCCAGAACGTGATGGAGGAGGTCTCCGGCGGGCGCATGCACTACATGTTCAACCGCGTCGGCGGCCTCAAGGAGGACCTGCCGGCCGGCTGGGCCGCACGCGCGCGTGGCGCCGTCGCGGCCGTCCGTTCCCGGATGGACGTCTTCGACGACCTCGTGCTCGGGAACGAGATCTTCCGCGGCCGCACCCGGGACGTGGGCACGCTCGCGCCGGAGCACGTGCACGCGTACGGCGTGAGCGGGCCGATCGCGCGCGCCTCGGGCGTCGACTTCGACCTGCGCCGGGACGAGCCGTACCTCGCGTACGGGGAGCTCCAGGACACCCTGCGCGTGGTGACCCGGACCGAGGGCGACTGCCTGGCGCGCTTCGAGTGCCTCCTGGAGCAGACGCACAACGCGCTCGACCTCGCGGACGCGTGCCTGGACCGGCTGGGGGAGCTCGAGCCGGGCCCGATCAACCAGCGGCTCCCGAAGGTCCTCAAGGCGCCCGAGGGGCACACGTACGCGTGGACCGAGAACCCCCTCGGCATCAACGGCTACTACCTGGTCAGCAAGGGCGAGAAGACCCCGTACCGGCTGAAGCTCCGCTCGGCCTCGTACAACAACATCCAGGCGCTCACCGAACTGCTGCCGGGCACCCTGGTCGCGGACATGGTGGCCATCCTGGGGTCGATGTTCTTCGTGGTCGGGGACATCGACAAGTAG